The genomic segment ATTAAACGGCACTTTGGATTATGTACGACTTTAAAGGAATCGGATAAAGAATCAAGGATGGCAGAGCTTCTCTGTAGTGTCTATGAATCTTTAAATCTGCTTTATTTTTTAATTAATAAGTCAAAAATGCTTACAAAGCTTTCTGGAAAAATTAATCCACGCCAAGAAAAAGTTCTGTTAAGAATGTTTGCAGAGGGCCCAAGTGGTTTTAAGGGGGGCTTAAGTGCAGAAAACTATATTGCTATTACAAAAAGCTCTAGATC from the Chlamydiales bacterium genome contains:
- a CDS encoding DUF4172 domain-containing protein, whose translation is MPWNWKLPGWPKFSCDFNQIAQRERQFLLSVGTSAAFLKNISEQEYNQFIVEILSSEGLESSKIEGELLDRESLQSSIKRHFGLCTTLKESDKESRMAELLCSVYESLNLLYFLINKSKMLTKLSGKINPRQEKVLLRMFAEGPSGFKGGLSAENYIAITKSSRSTLQLHVI